A genome region from Tenebrio molitor chromosome 4, icTenMoli1.1, whole genome shotgun sequence includes the following:
- the LOC138128145 gene encoding laminin subunit gamma-1-like, which yields MPKLKEKAAELKLGAQQLRNETERIVKESRDLVAKIQEQFYVGRDLLENSEAQQEDINDVLLEIHLYKSQAEKAVEMGNNILNTTKETYNVLTNFDKQVEDSKSASEKALQEIGEIEDIILEAFDNTTKARGTLGEAKRNADEALQKALQAEELASYR from the exons ATGCCGAAATTGAAAGAGAAGGCTGCGGAGTTGAAACTCGGAGCCCAACAGCTGAGAAACGAAACTGAACGGATCGTAAAGGAGAGTCGCGACTTGGTGGCCAAGATACAAGAACAATTCTACGTCGGAAGGGATCTCCTCGAGAACAGCGAGGCCCAGCAAGAGGACATCAACGACGTCCTGCTCGAAATCCACTTGTACAAGAGCCAAGCAGAAAAGGCGGTCGAAATGGGCAACAACATTTTGAACACAACCAAAGAGACGTACAACGTGCTGACAA ATTTCGACAAGCAAGTGGAAGACAGCAAATCAGCCTCCGAGAAAGCTCTCCAAGAGATCGGCGAGATCGAAGACATCATCCTCGAAGCTTTCGACAACACGACAAAAGCAAGAGGTACTCTCGGAGAGGCCAAACGCAACGCCGATGAGGCCCTGCAGAAAGCCTTGCAAGCGGAAGAACTCGCTTCTTATAGGTAA